A segment of the Actinomyces sp. oral taxon 171 str. F0337 genome:
CAGGGCCGGGATATCGAAGACGGGGGCGATCAGCGGGTCCTCATCGGAAGCCTCCGGCGAGGACTGGGTGGCGACCTCGGCAGCCTCAGGGGCCTGGGCGTCCAGGGCCACGGCAGGAGCCTCAACGGACTCAACGGACTCGAAGGACTCGAAGGACTCGAAGGACTCAGCCTCTGCGGACGGAGCGTCCGCCTCGACAACCTCGACCACTGGGGTGCTCAGCTCTGCAGGAGCCTCGACCGGCTCGGGCGACGACGTCGCCTCAGCAGCCTCGGAGATGCCGGCCACGACGGCCAGCAGGTCAGCGGGTCCCTCGGAGGCGGTGATCAGGGCCGGCTCCTCAGAGGCATCGGAGTCCACGGCGGAATCCGCCGACCGACCGGTGGTGGACTCGGCGGCCTCAGCGGCCTCGGCGGTCTCAAGGGACGCGGCGAGCTCGGCACCATCGCGGGCCTGCTGCTCGGCGTTGTCCTGCGCGATCTCGATGAGGTCGTCGACGACGTCGGGGGAAGCAGCGGTCTCAGCAGGCGCCCCTTCAGACGAGTCGTCCTGCTCCGAACGGTCCGACGAGGCGGACTGACGGCGCGAGGCACGACGCGATGCCCGGCGGGAGGACCGAGAGGTCCTCACCGCAGCAGCGGGAGATCCGGCGGAACCGGCAGAAGTGGTGGAGTAGTCAGGACCAGCCGGATCAGGGTCATCGTCGTCGGAGTCGCCGGACCCCTTCGACGATGCACGACTGGGGGACGGGGTCCCGCTCGACTTCTCCGAGCCGCGCAGCACCAGGTGGCCGGTGCTCACAACGGCGTCGACCGCCGGGCGGCGCACCTGGCCGGCGCCGTCGGGCGCGCTGACGATGAGCGAGTTGGGGGCGGTCACCGTCGTCTCGAACCAGGTGGTGACCGCGGAGGCGTCCAGTGCCTTGCCGTCGACCTCCATCTGGGGGGCGCCGCGCAGCGCCACGTGGAAGACGTCCTCGGGAGCCGAGACGGCGAGCACGAAGTCCGGGATCGCACCCAGACGTCCGCCCATCCCCATCACCAGCTCATCCAGGGCCCGCGTCAGCGAGGCCTCCTCACTGCGCAGCAGCCGCCACAGGCGCTCGGTGAGGTCCTGCGGCACCGACGGGGGCAGGATCATCACAGCACGTGGCGTGACCACGCCTGTCCACGAACCCTCGGTCCACCAGACCTCGTTGTTCGCGCTGCTGTTCGGGCTGTTTGTCATCATTTTTCTCCTCAACGGACGATACAGACACCGTCACCCAAGTATGCCTGCCGTCCCCGGTGCACGTACTCCGGTCGGCCGGGCGAGAGTCGATGGACGCCCTCCTCATCCTCGACGTGGGTGCCGTTCGTTGAACCCAGATCTGTGATAAGCACCCCATCCGAAGCGGGCACGAATAGGGCGTGCGTCTTGGACACGGAGTCCTCCGAACGGAGCACCGCGACGAGCTGCGCATCCGGGTGGGACTCGATGGGGGCCGGCCGACGCCCGAGAACAATCGGCCCCAGAACTGGGATTACTGACCCCTCAACCACCAGGGAGCAGGTCGCCACAGAGGTCGGTCTGGCGCTGAGGAGAACCGTCCCGGCCAACCGATCGAACCAGGTGCGCTGTTCGGCACGCCATAGTGAGAGGATCCACAACACCAGGGGTGCCAGTCCTGCGGTTGCCGCCAAAGAGAGACCCAGAAATGCGAGGTAAATCACCGCAGAGCGTCCAGGGGGGCTGTTCGTGTCCATCACCTTCCGGAGACGGACCCCGGTCACCAGCCCGCCGGGTGTGGCGCCTGTCATCGCCATCATGGCGGTCATCACAGCAATAAGCAGCACAACCGCCCCGACAGCGAATAAGATTCCACAGCAACGCTCCGAGACGACACAGAGTGCGACGATGAGCCCCGCATCCACCAGCACGCGGACCACACGGCGGTGTACGGATGCAGGCATAATCGTCGTATGTCGCTCTCGGGTCCTCATAGGACAGACATGGTAGGCGCCCAGCCCACTTCCTCGCAGTCGGACGAGGTCTCGGAAGGAACACACAGTGCAGATCGCGGTCACTCCTGATCCCCAGCGATGGGTGATCATCCCGCCCTTCCCACCTCCGGGGTGGGCGCGGGAGGAGGCCAGGCACCGCAGTGCCCACCTGGGAGTGACCGGACCGCAGTGGCGCTCCGAGCTGGAGTCCCTGCTCAATGAGCTGCAGGCCATGGAGCGTCAGGGGCGCTTCGCCCGGCTCATGCACATCGACGACGTCGCCCACCCGCCCTTCGTCATCGACCTCAGCCTGGAGATCGCCAAGGATGACGGCTCCAAGGAGGGGCGCCGTGCCACCCAGCGTCAGCTCGTCGCCGCGCTCCTGCCCGAGGCCGAGCTGGTGCGCCTGCGGCCGGGCCCGGACATGGTGGGGTTCTCCGCCTTCTACGAGTCCAACGGCCCCACCCAGGGTGTCGTCGTCCTGAGGCTGGCAGGGCTGCCGACAGTCCCGGTGGACCTGGTCATGCGTCTGTGGGGCGCCGCCGCCGAGGACATCGCTCCCAACCTGGATCATCTCATCGAGCTGGCCCGCCAGGTCGCCCCCGTCGTCTGAACGGCACGGACGCCCCCCCCCCCCGCGGTCACGAGCAACGACGACGCCGCTTAAGTCCCTGCCCCCTGCCCCTCATCCCTCTCCCCGACGTCCCGCTTCCTCCCCACCGATTCCCGACGAGGCCCCCGCCAGGGCGCGGCGGCAGCGCCGCCCCTCAGGCCTCCAGCGCCTCCGCCGCCTCGAGCCACTGCTCCTCCAGATCGGCATGGGTCGCCTCAGCGGCCACGAGCTCACGGCCGAGCTCGGCCAGCTCCCCCACCCGGTTCGGGTCGGCGGAGACCTCCTCCATGCGCGCGTGCAGCGCGGCGAGCGACTGAGCCGCGCGCTCCATCTTCCGCTCGATGCGCCCCAGCGCCTTCCTGGCCTCGTGGCGGCAGGCCCCGCTCGAGGCGCTGCGCTCAGACGAGGGCTCAGCTGCCGCCCGCGTCGCCGCGGATGGCGCGGCCCCCGCTGAGGCTCTCGGGCTGCCGGGGGCTCCCATGGCCTCGCGGCGCATCTGGAGGTACTGCTCGACCCCGCCGGGCAGATCGCGCACGCTGCCGTCCCCCAGCAGCGCGA
Coding sequences within it:
- a CDS encoding FHA domain-containing protein, translated to MMTNSPNSSANNEVWWTEGSWTGVVTPRAVMILPPSVPQDLTERLWRLLRSEEASLTRALDELVMGMGGRLGAIPDFVLAVSAPEDVFHVALRGAPQMEVDGKALDASAVTTWFETTVTAPNSLIVSAPDGAGQVRRPAVDAVVSTGHLVLRGSEKSSGTPSPSRASSKGSGDSDDDDPDPAGPDYSTTSAGSAGSPAAAVRTSRSSRRASRRASRRQSASSDRSEQDDSSEGAPAETAASPDVVDDLIEIAQDNAEQQARDGAELAASLETAEAAEAAESTTGRSADSAVDSDASEEPALITASEGPADLLAVVAGISEAAEATSSPEPVEAPAELSTPVVEVVEADAPSAEAESFESFESFESVESVEAPAVALDAQAPEAAEVATQSSPEASDEDPLIAPVFDIPALPIPSAQEAEAMIPPPPPPSSEDLEATGIKDAAAEVTEVAQTPADFVPVEAAVVAEATAVAEAAAQAHAEEEPVRSGDHDGQTINGLPEDLSQELRAELLNQGLGPLEPGQSAEAAESAGSAAAAATVVELVHPSADEPSSADLGRGDHDGQTINGLPEDLVGELVSLVGAGPSSPTSPVSASSPSEPDAIRIVLSAVCPQGHPNPTNYTVCRVCGAELNRPAKSVACPPLGRVVISGGESIELNRPLLVGRNPVADDITSVAEVPLRPLIVASPNQLVSRNHILIDLDAWSVLAQDLGNCNGTVLNRQNEAPVRLSSANPVLLRSGDVLDLGDGQTLAFENLP
- a CDS encoding FHA domain-containing protein; the protein is MVRVLVDAGLIVALCVVSERCCGILFAVGAVVLLIAVMTAMMAMTGATPGGLVTGVRLRKVMDTNSPPGRSAVIYLAFLGLSLAATAGLAPLVLWILSLWRAEQRTWFDRLAGTVLLSARPTSVATCSLVVEGSVIPVLGPIVLGRRPAPIESHPDAQLVAVLRSEDSVSKTHALFVPASDGVLITDLGSTNGTHVEDEEGVHRLSPGRPEYVHRGRQAYLGDGVCIVR